The DNA region GACCAAGGAGAAAGTGCCGGTAATCGTGGTCTGTGCCTCGTCTGGTGCTCGTATGCAGGAGGGGATGTTGTCCCTGATGCAGATGGCGAAGACATCGGGTGCGCTGGCTCGTCATCACGATGCGGGTCAGGGGTACATCGCGGTGCTGACACATCCGACGACCGGTGGTGTGACGGCTTCTTTCGCGACCCTGGGCGATGTGATTTTGGCCGAGCCAAAGTGCATGATCGGCTTCGCTGGTCCGCGAGTGGTGAAGGAAACGACCCACCAGAACCTGCCGGATGGATTCCAGACCGCCGAGTTCATGCTTGAGCATGGATTGGTCGACCGGATTGTCGAGCGTTCGGCGATGCGTCCGACATTGGCGCGTTTGATTGCGTTCTTCAGCGGCAAGGGGAACCCACTTTCAGCTGACGCATAACTTGTCCGAAAGATGAATTTTGATTCACGCCGTCGAGCCGGAAGGCCGGCGGCGTGATTTGTTTCTGGCTATCAGCAAAGCGACGATGAACTACGGCGAAGCGATTGATTGGTTGTACCGCACCCAGTTGATAGGGATCAAACTCGGGCTGGAGAATGTGAAGCGCTTGTTGGCGGTGCGGCTGGCGAACCCAGCGCCCGGTGTGAAGGTGGTGCACGTGGCCGGAACGAATGGCAAAGGCTCGACGTGTGCGATGATTGACGCGATTGCGCGGGCGAGTGGAATGCGCTGCGGGCTCTTTACGTCGCCGCATTTGGTGGATTTCTGCGAGCGGATGCGGGTCGGAGGAGAGATGCCGACACGTGAGTTTGTGGCGGACGAGCTCACGACGATCCGTGAGGCGGTGAAGGATTGGGAGAACCATCCGACGTTTTTTGAGATTACGCTGGTTTTGGCGATGCGTTATTTCCGTGAGCGATCAGTCGAAATGATCGTGCTGGAAACCGGGATGGGCGGACGCCTGGATGCGACCAATGCGATTCCGAAGGATGTTGCGGTAATTATGCCTGTGGCGATGGACCATGCGGAATGGCTTGGTGACACGCTGACCAAGGTAGCCGGTGAGAAGGCTGGGATTATTCAGGACGGTGTGCCGGTGGTTAGTGCGCCACAGGAGCCGGAGGCGCTGACGGTGATCGAGCAGGAGGCGAATGCGAAGCGATCGGTTTTGACTGTGATCGACGAGCCGTTGGAGGGATACGGAATTGGCTTGGCTGGCGCGCATCAGCGCTGGAATGCGGCGGCGGCTGTGCAGGCATTGCATGCGATGGGCTTGCGGCTGCGGGTGGATGTGATCCGGTTTGGCTTGGAGAATGTGGTGTGGCCGGGACGCTTTGAGCGGCGTCAGGTGCGTGTTGCCGACCGGATGGTCGAATTGGTGATGGATGCGACGCACAACCCGCACGCGGCCGAATCATTGGCGGCGACCTGGGATTCGGTGTTTGGCTCCGAGCGTAAAGCGGTGGTGGTGATGGGGGCGGCGGACAAAAAGGATGTCGATGGGGTGTTGGACCACATTGAGCGGATTGGTGCGGAATGGATCTTGGTGCCGATCAATTCTCCGAGGTCCATGGCTCCCGAGGCGCTCGCAGAGAAGTTGCGCGGCCGTGGTGCGGGCGATGCTGATGCGGTGGAGGATGTTGAGGGCGGGCTTCAGGCCGCTTTGCAACGTGGGGCGGACAATGGGATGCCGGTTTTGGTGACGGGCTCGCTTTTCCTTTTGGGGGAAGTTACCGGGTTGCTCGATGGCGGTGAGGGGCCTCGGAAATCGAGCCAGTAAGGTCGATGGATACGGGAGGCTTTCCTCCGTTGACATTGAGGATCTGGGCCGCATCTTGGCGTCGCCATGAGTATCCAAGACAAGCAGCAACAACTTCTCGACGAGCTTTCTTTGTTCCAAGACTGGACCGAGCGCTACGAGTACGTGATCGGATTGGGAAAGCAGCTCGAGCCGATGGCTGATGATTCCAAGCGTGATGATCTGTTGATCCGTGGATGTCAGTCGATGGTGTGGCTTGACGCAAGCTGCAAAGATGGAGTGATGCACTACCAGGCGGACTCGGACTCCTTGATCACCAAGGGGATGATCGCGCTTTTTGTGCGTGTGCTGGACGGGGAAAGCCCTGAGGAAGTGCTTAAGGCGGACATGAGCTTTGTCGAACAGACCGGGTTGAAGGAGCATTTGGCGCCAACCCGCGCCAATGCCTTGAACTTGATGGCGACGCAGATGAAGCAGCGCGCACTCGAGTTTGCCGGCAAGTAGCCGAGAGCTGGGGGGGATATATCCGGGCGCATTTGACCGGATCTTGACGTGGAAGCACGAGGTGTCGTTGTGCCCGTGAGGAGGCTTTTTTCTAACAATTGAGAATCAACTGCTCTCATCTAACTTAATTCGTTTCCTGCGTGTTCTTAAAGTGCGTGGTGGTTGTTAGCCGCGTGTAAAAGAGAACAACAGAATATCATGAAACGAATGAATCAGTGGATGATGGGCGCGGCGACGGCATGCGCGATTGCTGTGACTGCGGATGCAGCGGTGGTTTTTAGTGGTACCGATGGAACGCTCGATTTTGACGCGGTATCGGGGAGTTATTCCCTTGGGGGCGTGGAGGTTACAGTCTCGGCGAATATTGGGTCGGTGAATGCCACAAGTTCGGGATTGGGGATCAATCATCCGTCGGCGGGAGATCCGACGGCG from Sulfuriroseicoccus oceanibius includes:
- a CDS encoding bifunctional folylpolyglutamate synthase/dihydrofolate synthase codes for the protein MIHAVEPEGRRRDLFLAISKATMNYGEAIDWLYRTQLIGIKLGLENVKRLLAVRLANPAPGVKVVHVAGTNGKGSTCAMIDAIARASGMRCGLFTSPHLVDFCERMRVGGEMPTREFVADELTTIREAVKDWENHPTFFEITLVLAMRYFRERSVEMIVLETGMGGRLDATNAIPKDVAVIMPVAMDHAEWLGDTLTKVAGEKAGIIQDGVPVVSAPQEPEALTVIEQEANAKRSVLTVIDEPLEGYGIGLAGAHQRWNAAAAVQALHAMGLRLRVDVIRFGLENVVWPGRFERRQVRVADRMVELVMDATHNPHAAESLAATWDSVFGSERKAVVVMGAADKKDVDGVLDHIERIGAEWILVPINSPRSMAPEALAEKLRGRGAGDADAVEDVEGGLQAALQRGADNGMPVLVTGSLFLLGEVTGLLDGGEGPRKSSQ
- a CDS encoding SufE family protein — encoded protein: MSIQDKQQQLLDELSLFQDWTERYEYVIGLGKQLEPMADDSKRDDLLIRGCQSMVWLDASCKDGVMHYQADSDSLITKGMIALFVRVLDGESPEEVLKADMSFVEQTGLKEHLAPTRANALNLMATQMKQRALEFAGK